From Dasypus novemcinctus isolate mDasNov1 chromosome 11, mDasNov1.1.hap2, whole genome shotgun sequence, one genomic window encodes:
- the COX7A2 gene encoding cytochrome c oxidase subunit 7A2, mitochondrial, translating to MLRNVLAVRQIARRTISTASRRQFENKVPEKQKLFQEDNGIPVHLKGGTADALLYRATMVLTVGGTAYAMYQLAVASFPKKQD from the exons ATGCTGAGGAATGTGCTG GCTGTTCGTCAGATTGCCCGGAGGACCATAAGTACTGCTTCACGCAGgcaatttgaaaataaagttccagaaaaacagaaactattTCAG GAGGATAATGGAATTCCAGTGCATCTGAAGGGCGGGACAGCCGATGCCCTCCTGTATAGAGCCACTATGGTTCTTACAGTTGGTG gaacgGCATATGCTATGTATCAGCTGGCCGTGGCTTCATTTCCCAAGAAGCAGGATTGA